One stretch of Jiangella gansuensis DSM 44835 DNA includes these proteins:
- a CDS encoding sensor histidine kinase, which yields MATPPAAVRSVREVRDRLVDVLAMVLCVTIMWVDVVRSPDADVTVAAVAVIVLASSPVLIRRRAPILAFALAMALIFAVMTFAGIYVTVAAPGIICGYALAEARGRRAAFVAAAAALPLVVAILQVYSPHGYFTWDTAKNLGYVAIPLALGVAAHDRRAYTAALVERAESAERTREEEALRRVGEERLRIARDVHDVVAHAMVAINVQAGVGAHLLDRDPERARSTLRDIKRVSGESLDDLRSMLGLLREGDSDDDAGSAAPVRPTQGMAQIEDLREGLGSAGIHLDVDLDPAIGALPAAVGATGYRIVQEALTNVMRHVGPTTARVRVTHRDDAVVIEVENDEGYGPTPLDGSGSGNGLRGMRERAAAIGGSFEAGPRAGGGWRVAASLPVGAT from the coding sequence GTGGCGACCCCACCTGCTGCTGTCCGCTCGGTTCGCGAGGTCCGCGATCGCCTCGTCGACGTGCTCGCGATGGTGCTGTGCGTCACGATCATGTGGGTCGACGTGGTGCGGTCGCCGGATGCGGACGTCACCGTCGCGGCGGTCGCGGTGATCGTCCTGGCGTCGTCGCCGGTGCTGATCCGCCGGAGGGCGCCGATCCTGGCGTTCGCGCTCGCCATGGCGCTGATTTTCGCGGTGATGACGTTCGCCGGCATCTACGTCACGGTCGCGGCCCCGGGCATCATCTGCGGCTATGCGCTGGCCGAGGCGCGCGGACGCCGGGCCGCGTTCGTGGCCGCTGCGGCCGCGCTGCCGCTCGTCGTCGCGATCCTGCAGGTGTACAGCCCGCACGGCTACTTCACCTGGGACACCGCGAAGAACCTGGGCTACGTCGCCATCCCGCTCGCGCTGGGCGTCGCCGCACACGACCGGCGCGCCTATACGGCCGCGCTGGTCGAACGGGCCGAGTCGGCCGAACGGACCCGCGAGGAGGAGGCGCTGCGCCGGGTGGGCGAGGAAAGGCTGCGGATCGCGCGCGACGTCCACGACGTCGTCGCGCACGCGATGGTCGCGATCAACGTGCAGGCCGGCGTCGGCGCCCACCTGCTCGACCGCGACCCCGAGCGGGCCAGGTCGACCCTTCGCGACATCAAGAGGGTCAGCGGCGAGTCGCTCGACGACCTGCGCTCGATGCTCGGGCTGCTGCGTGAAGGGGATTCCGACGACGACGCCGGGTCCGCGGCTCCGGTCCGGCCCACGCAGGGCATGGCGCAGATCGAGGACCTGCGCGAGGGCCTCGGCTCGGCGGGCATCCATCTGGACGTCGACCTCGACCCCGCGATCGGCGCACTGCCGGCGGCTGTCGGGGCCACCGGCTACCGGATCGTCCAGGAGGCATTGACCAACGTGATGCGCCACGTCGGCCCGACCACGGCGCGGGTGCGGGTCACGCACCGCGACGACGCGGTGGTGATCGAGGTCGAGAACGACGAGGGTTACGGCCCCACGCCGCTCGACGGCTCCGGGTCCGGCAACGGCCTTAGAGGCATGCGCGAACGGGCCGCGGCGATCGGTGGCTCGTTCGAGGCCGGCCCGCGTGCCGGCGGCGGCTGGCGGGTCGCCGCATCCCTGCCGGTGGGCGCCACGTGA
- a CDS encoding MMPL family transporter, whose amino-acid sequence MNLTHRGDHPRTGPAEPAAGRLRRVIRALHAHPRRALVAVFLFIVVAGAVGAPGTGAFDSEGGFTPPDAESLRAVERIEAASGLEPSPGIVLLVDTPSAADAAAAQAAAATLDEVDGIAEAAPAATALDGSSALVVATLEADADSVAVAQSVLAIFGDDPAVTVGGGAVAGVQMGEQIGADLARAELFAFPILVVLALLFFGGRAAVLPVTVGIATVLGTFLALTGINQIYGINAFSLNLVIGLGLGLAVDYTLFLVTRYREELERQGPSFAAVVTTMRTAGRTVVFSAATVAVALATLMVFPMGFLTSMGLSGVVVAVVAALAALVISPVLFGLWGSKLARRRRRGGDSAEARWYRFSHLVMRRPGLFAAVTTAVMIVLATPALRTEWTPVDETVIPQSQSARAVTDAVQSDYAGTGTTPVTVVVDGSGDADGGAAGLARQASSLPEVVAPAEAVEVGDGTWQIDLEVAGDPAGEDARAVVADVRDLADDSGTDALVTGPAAEFMDQQDAIAGSLPLAAVLLVLLTMLVLWLMTGSVVLPVKAVVMNLLTVGVALAAITWVYQDGRLTGLLGYTPNGGIEPTNFLIAAAVVFALSTDYGVFLLGRVKEAREAGLTERESVAVGLGRTGSVVTAAAILLAVAIGAFSVSEISFIQQIGIAAAVGVLVDAFVVRSLLVPALMGLMGKWNWWAPMWLRRLHDRVGISESGPAPTEPVKEPAMAADQA is encoded by the coding sequence ATGAACCTCACGCACCGCGGTGACCACCCCCGCACCGGGCCCGCTGAGCCGGCCGCCGGACGGCTCCGGCGAGTCATCCGGGCCCTCCACGCCCACCCGCGACGCGCCCTCGTCGCGGTGTTCCTCTTCATCGTCGTCGCCGGCGCCGTCGGTGCGCCGGGCACCGGAGCGTTCGACAGCGAGGGCGGGTTCACCCCGCCGGACGCCGAATCCCTCCGGGCAGTGGAGCGGATCGAGGCGGCCAGCGGCCTCGAGCCCTCGCCCGGGATCGTCCTCCTGGTCGACACGCCGTCCGCTGCCGACGCGGCGGCAGCGCAAGCGGCCGCCGCGACCCTGGACGAGGTCGACGGCATCGCCGAGGCTGCTCCAGCGGCCACCGCGCTCGACGGCTCCTCCGCGCTGGTCGTCGCGACGTTGGAGGCGGATGCCGACAGCGTGGCCGTGGCACAGAGCGTTCTCGCGATCTTCGGCGACGACCCAGCCGTCACCGTCGGTGGCGGCGCCGTCGCCGGTGTGCAGATGGGCGAGCAGATCGGTGCGGACCTGGCCCGCGCCGAGCTGTTCGCCTTCCCGATCCTGGTGGTCCTCGCCCTGCTCTTCTTCGGTGGCCGCGCGGCCGTGCTGCCCGTGACGGTCGGCATCGCCACCGTGCTCGGCACCTTCCTGGCCCTGACGGGCATCAATCAGATCTACGGGATCAACGCCTTCTCGCTCAACCTGGTGATCGGCCTCGGCCTCGGCCTGGCGGTCGACTACACGCTGTTCCTGGTCACGCGCTACCGGGAGGAGCTGGAGCGGCAGGGACCGTCGTTCGCCGCGGTGGTCACGACGATGCGCACCGCCGGCCGCACGGTGGTGTTCTCCGCCGCCACGGTCGCGGTCGCCCTCGCCACGCTCATGGTCTTCCCGATGGGCTTCCTCACCTCGATGGGTCTCTCGGGCGTGGTCGTCGCCGTCGTCGCCGCGCTGGCCGCCCTGGTCATCAGCCCTGTCCTCTTCGGGCTGTGGGGCTCCAAGCTCGCTCGCCGGCGTCGCCGCGGCGGCGACTCGGCCGAAGCCCGCTGGTACCGGTTCTCTCACCTCGTCATGCGCCGGCCCGGGCTGTTCGCCGCGGTCACCACGGCCGTCATGATCGTGCTCGCCACCCCGGCCCTGCGCACCGAGTGGACGCCGGTCGACGAGACCGTGATCCCGCAGAGTCAGAGCGCCCGTGCGGTCACCGACGCCGTCCAGAGCGACTACGCGGGCACCGGAACCACCCCCGTGACCGTCGTCGTGGACGGCTCCGGCGACGCCGACGGCGGGGCTGCCGGCCTCGCCCGGCAGGCCTCGTCCCTGCCCGAGGTCGTGGCACCCGCCGAGGCGGTCGAGGTGGGTGACGGCACCTGGCAGATCGACCTCGAGGTCGCCGGGGACCCGGCCGGTGAGGACGCCCGTGCCGTCGTCGCGGACGTCCGCGACCTCGCCGACGACAGCGGCACCGACGCGCTCGTCACCGGACCCGCCGCCGAGTTCATGGACCAGCAGGACGCGATCGCCGGCAGTCTTCCGCTCGCAGCCGTCCTGCTGGTCCTGCTGACGATGCTGGTGTTGTGGCTCATGACCGGTTCGGTCGTGCTCCCGGTCAAGGCTGTCGTGATGAACCTGTTGACCGTCGGCGTCGCCCTCGCGGCCATCACCTGGGTCTACCAGGACGGCCGGCTGACCGGCCTGCTGGGTTACACACCCAACGGCGGCATCGAACCCACCAACTTCCTGATCGCCGCGGCGGTCGTCTTCGCCCTCTCCACCGACTACGGCGTCTTCCTGCTCGGCCGGGTCAAGGAGGCCCGGGAGGCGGGCCTCACCGAGCGGGAGTCCGTCGCCGTCGGCCTCGGCCGGACCGGCAGCGTGGTGACCGCCGCGGCCATCCTGCTGGCGGTCGCGATCGGGGCGTTCAGCGTCAGCGAGATCTCCTTCATCCAGCAGATCGGTATCGCCGCCGCGGTCGGAGTCCTGGTCGACGCGTTCGTGGTGCGCTCCCTGCTCGTCCCGGCGCTGATGGGCCTGATGGGCAAGTGGAACTGGTGGGCCCCGATGTGGTTGCGACGGCTCCACGACAGGGTCGGGATCTCGGAGAGCGGGCCGGCACCCACCGAGCCGGTGAAGGAGCCAGCTATGGCCGCTGACCAGGCTTGA
- a CDS encoding bifunctional 3'-5' exonuclease/DNA polymerase: MQPVVAPEPGDAVRVVGLDVPGGERRVAAGGLAAVVRDAEATAAVRPRWTWDDTNRWYPALLAAGVRVERAHDLRLAHRILRQSAVAAWPSPDGAPPGPWDMLAPVPLTTAAAVAARDEPATLFADLAPAEATPELDPFAELDAQNAAVAGSAAAGRLRLLLAAESAGALVAVEMYHAGLPWRADVHDEILTEILGPRPRAGERPARLEDLAVRIRAALEAPASLNPDSPRDLLKAMQLAGVGARSLRKWELERLDHPVVAPLLEYKSLYRLLTANGWAWLDAWARGGRFRSEYVVGGVVTGRWASSGGGALQLPKNVRRAVVADPGWTFVVADAAQLEPRVLAAMAGDEAMAAAGRGADGSGADMYAGIVASGAVETRELAKVGMLGAMYGGTTGSSGQVLPRLAKAFPRSLAFVDDAARAGERGEVVTTHLGRSSPLPGAGWHEAQSGAYQDDAGEDEAARARSSARSWGRFTRNFVVQGTAAEWAMCWLASIRRRLWALGQAPGADGTLVPQPFAARPHLALFLHDEVVIHTPASMAEAVADEVRAAAAEAGGLLFGDFPVQFPLSVAVADCYADAK, from the coding sequence GTGCAGCCTGTCGTCGCCCCTGAGCCCGGTGACGCCGTGCGTGTGGTCGGGCTGGACGTGCCCGGCGGCGAGCGGCGGGTCGCGGCCGGAGGGCTGGCCGCCGTGGTGCGCGACGCCGAAGCCACGGCAGCGGTCCGGCCGCGGTGGACGTGGGACGACACCAATCGGTGGTATCCGGCACTGCTGGCTGCGGGAGTGCGGGTGGAACGCGCGCACGACCTGCGGCTCGCGCACCGGATCCTGCGGCAGTCGGCGGTGGCGGCGTGGCCGTCGCCGGACGGTGCCCCGCCCGGTCCGTGGGACATGCTGGCGCCAGTGCCGCTGACCACCGCGGCGGCCGTGGCGGCGCGGGACGAACCGGCCACGTTGTTCGCCGACCTGGCGCCGGCGGAGGCGACCCCCGAGCTGGATCCGTTCGCGGAGCTCGACGCCCAGAACGCCGCCGTCGCGGGTTCGGCCGCGGCGGGACGGTTGCGGCTGCTCCTGGCGGCGGAGTCCGCGGGAGCCCTGGTGGCGGTCGAGATGTACCACGCCGGGCTGCCGTGGCGGGCCGACGTGCACGACGAGATCCTGACCGAGATCCTCGGGCCGCGGCCGCGGGCGGGTGAACGGCCGGCCCGGCTCGAGGACCTCGCCGTCCGGATCCGCGCCGCTCTGGAGGCGCCGGCCAGTCTCAACCCGGATTCCCCGCGCGATCTGCTCAAGGCGATGCAGTTGGCGGGCGTCGGTGCCCGGAGCCTGCGCAAATGGGAGCTGGAGCGGCTCGACCACCCGGTCGTCGCGCCGCTGCTGGAGTACAAGTCGTTGTACCGGCTGTTGACCGCCAACGGGTGGGCCTGGCTCGACGCCTGGGCGCGCGGCGGGCGGTTCCGCAGCGAATACGTCGTCGGCGGTGTCGTCACCGGGCGGTGGGCGTCGAGCGGCGGGGGAGCGCTGCAACTGCCGAAGAACGTACGCCGGGCGGTCGTCGCCGACCCCGGCTGGACCTTCGTCGTCGCCGACGCCGCGCAGCTCGAGCCGCGGGTGCTGGCGGCCATGGCCGGCGACGAAGCCATGGCCGCCGCGGGGCGTGGAGCTGACGGCAGCGGCGCGGACATGTACGCGGGCATCGTGGCCTCCGGCGCGGTCGAGACACGGGAGCTGGCCAAGGTCGGGATGCTCGGCGCGATGTACGGGGGAACCACCGGCTCCAGCGGCCAGGTGTTGCCGCGGCTGGCGAAGGCGTTTCCCCGTTCGCTGGCGTTCGTCGACGACGCCGCCCGGGCCGGGGAACGCGGTGAGGTGGTCACGACGCACCTGGGCCGCAGCTCGCCTCTGCCGGGCGCGGGCTGGCACGAGGCACAGTCCGGTGCCTACCAGGACGACGCCGGGGAGGACGAGGCGGCGCGGGCCAGGTCGTCCGCCCGGTCATGGGGCCGCTTCACCCGGAACTTCGTCGTGCAGGGAACGGCCGCCGAATGGGCCATGTGCTGGCTGGCGTCGATCCGGCGCCGGCTGTGGGCGTTGGGGCAGGCGCCCGGCGCCGACGGCACACTCGTGCCCCAACCGTTCGCGGCGCGTCCGCACCTCGCGCTCTTCCTGCACGACGAGGTCGTGATCCACACCCCGGCCAGCATGGCCGAGGCGGTCGCCGACGAGGTCCGCGCCGCCGCGGCCGAAGCGGGCGGGCTCCTGTTCGGCGACTTCCCGGTGCAGTTCCCGCTGAGTGTCGCCGTGGCCGACTGTTACGCCGACGCGAAATGA
- a CDS encoding TraR/DksA family transcriptional regulator, giving the protein MNTHTHDPYATIPADARARIEAALTEAADSRRRQLDALPAGDGDPTGAAHRASVHRILVEVEAAQARLARGTFGGCERCGAVIPPERLELRPWTRLCVTCASR; this is encoded by the coding sequence GTGAACACTCACACACACGACCCGTACGCCACGATTCCCGCCGACGCCAGGGCCCGCATCGAAGCCGCCCTGACCGAGGCCGCGGACAGCCGCCGGCGACAGCTCGACGCCCTGCCGGCCGGCGACGGCGATCCCACCGGCGCCGCGCATCGCGCCAGCGTCCACCGCATCCTCGTCGAGGTCGAGGCGGCCCAGGCCCGGCTGGCCCGCGGCACCTTCGGCGGCTGCGAACGATGCGGCGCCGTCATCCCGCCCGAACGGCTCGAGCTGCGGCCGTGGACGCGGCTCTGCGTCACCTGCGCCAGCCGCTGA
- a CDS encoding C69 family dipeptidase: MLGGFGHEPSSHWVEVVPAQDHPAGSTITVGVTPEADMPGELSQIPQVEHTFRYITSNYSEFAGFPAPLTNGGLNEKNVAARDVWSNSREELWDMTPTDQTGPQYSDLSRIAMERASSAREAVEILGDLIDTYGYSTYGGNSHLFADENEGWVFIEFSGGAGLWAAERLGPDEIRVSYPGYIQDFPVSAVDGTDPDFLGSANLVSFAQQQGWYDPATDAAFDLQQVYGQPFPTAEFAVGQDADPEDPAPYRNPVSLEEEFAKLAPVKLEDVMRIVRDPRWSDDRSGYGHVAELRSDLADPSLATLWVAPTAAATAPYTPIAIGTEDLPVEYTQHRYLTAEASSTYLSPEYAEQEATEYATQTFKRLMYAACSRPEDYLAEVTAALEGFEAQSLADWRDVQSEAADEIAAGGDGADVLTSYTHDRALAGLALGNHLLDDVLALSRENGGLRVPEVEVPVGTTASARSLSMAMDGVSARDRMNCDAGGGWTDGSTLDRAGSYGDPADVPDFDDARISGNPAATAAAGDGDDRGWLWGIAGVAAGALLGVLATWRLRGAKR, translated from the coding sequence ATGCTCGGCGGGTTCGGCCACGAGCCGTCGAGCCACTGGGTCGAGGTTGTGCCCGCGCAGGACCACCCGGCCGGGTCGACGATCACCGTCGGAGTCACGCCGGAGGCCGACATGCCGGGCGAGCTGTCGCAGATCCCGCAGGTCGAGCACACATTCCGCTACATCACGTCGAACTACTCCGAGTTCGCCGGCTTCCCCGCGCCGCTGACCAACGGCGGGCTGAACGAGAAGAACGTCGCGGCCCGCGACGTGTGGTCCAACTCCCGCGAGGAACTGTGGGACATGACGCCCACGGACCAGACCGGCCCGCAGTACTCGGACCTGTCGCGCATCGCGATGGAGCGCGCGAGCAGCGCCCGCGAGGCGGTCGAGATTCTCGGCGACCTCATCGACACGTACGGCTACAGCACGTACGGCGGCAACTCGCACCTGTTCGCCGACGAGAACGAGGGCTGGGTGTTCATCGAGTTCTCCGGTGGCGCGGGCCTGTGGGCGGCCGAACGCCTCGGCCCGGACGAGATCCGCGTGTCCTACCCGGGATACATCCAGGACTTCCCGGTCAGCGCCGTCGACGGCACCGACCCCGACTTCCTCGGCTCCGCGAACCTCGTCTCGTTCGCCCAGCAACAGGGCTGGTACGACCCGGCGACGGACGCCGCGTTCGACCTGCAACAGGTGTACGGCCAGCCGTTCCCGACGGCCGAGTTCGCGGTCGGGCAGGACGCGGACCCCGAGGACCCCGCGCCGTACCGCAACCCGGTCTCGCTGGAGGAGGAGTTCGCCAAGCTCGCCCCCGTGAAGCTCGAGGACGTCATGCGGATCGTGCGCGACCCGCGCTGGTCCGACGACCGCTCCGGTTACGGCCACGTCGCCGAGCTGCGCAGCGACCTCGCCGACCCGTCGCTGGCGACGCTGTGGGTGGCGCCCACCGCGGCCGCGACCGCTCCGTACACCCCGATCGCGATCGGCACCGAGGACCTGCCCGTCGAGTACACCCAGCACCGGTACCTCACGGCGGAGGCGTCATCGACGTACCTGTCGCCGGAGTATGCGGAGCAGGAGGCCACGGAGTACGCGACGCAGACGTTCAAACGCCTCATGTACGCGGCGTGCTCACGGCCCGAGGACTACCTCGCCGAGGTCACCGCGGCGCTCGAGGGCTTCGAGGCACAGTCCCTCGCGGACTGGCGCGACGTGCAGTCCGAGGCCGCCGACGAGATCGCCGCGGGCGGCGACGGCGCCGACGTGCTCACCTCGTACACGCACGACCGCGCGCTCGCCGGCCTCGCCCTCGGCAACCATCTGCTCGACGACGTCCTGGCCCTCTCCCGCGAGAACGGCGGCCTGCGCGTGCCGGAGGTCGAGGTCCCGGTTGGCACGACGGCGTCCGCGCGATCGCTGTCGATGGCCATGGACGGGGTGTCGGCGCGCGACCGGATGAACTGCGACGCCGGCGGCGGCTGGACCGACGGCTCCACGCTCGACCGGGCCGGCTCGTACGGCGACCCGGCGGACGTCCCGGACTTCGACGACGCGCGCATCTCCGGGAACCCGGCCGCGACAGCAGCGGCGGGCGACGGCGACGACCGCGGCTGGCTGTGGGGTATCGCCGGCGTCGCGGCCGGTGCGCTCCTCGGCGTCCTGGCGACGTGGCGGCTGCGCGGCGCGAAACGCTGA
- a CDS encoding helix-turn-helix domain-containing GNAT family N-acetyltransferase, with product MTTTAAPPQLLQAGAAADYAECFACLADPTRVRVLHAVATAAGGMTVGELAGLLGVSQSTCSHHVRKLADVGFVHVERVGTSTRVTVNEACCTGLPHMADVVMGVTGATRPSCPDDVPADVTIRELREEDWPAVRRIYGDGIATGLATFETSVPPSSRLAARWLPGHRWVAEIDGDVVGWTSVSPVSDRECYRGVGETSIYVDQDYRGRGVGKALLHRQVTAADSDGLWTLQTSIFTENRASLALHHQGGYRTVGIRERIAQRDGVWHDTVTLERRRAD from the coding sequence ATGACGACCACCGCCGCCCCGCCGCAGCTGCTCCAGGCCGGGGCCGCCGCGGACTACGCCGAGTGCTTCGCCTGCCTGGCCGACCCGACCCGCGTCCGCGTCCTGCACGCCGTGGCCACCGCGGCCGGAGGCATGACCGTCGGTGAGCTCGCCGGGCTGCTCGGCGTCAGCCAGTCCACCTGCTCCCACCACGTCCGCAAGCTCGCCGACGTCGGGTTCGTCCACGTCGAACGGGTGGGCACCAGTACCAGGGTCACCGTCAACGAAGCGTGCTGCACGGGGCTGCCGCACATGGCCGACGTCGTCATGGGTGTCACCGGCGCGACGCGGCCCTCCTGCCCCGACGACGTGCCGGCCGACGTCACGATCCGGGAGCTGCGCGAGGAGGACTGGCCGGCCGTGCGGCGCATCTACGGCGACGGCATCGCCACCGGCCTCGCCACCTTCGAGACCTCCGTGCCGCCCAGCAGCCGGCTCGCGGCGCGCTGGCTACCCGGGCACCGCTGGGTCGCCGAGATCGACGGCGACGTCGTCGGCTGGACCTCCGTCTCCCCCGTGTCCGACCGCGAGTGCTATCGCGGCGTCGGCGAGACGTCCATCTACGTCGACCAGGACTACCGCGGCCGCGGCGTCGGCAAGGCCCTGTTGCACCGGCAGGTCACCGCCGCCGACAGTGACGGCCTCTGGACGCTGCAGACCTCGATCTTCACCGAGAACCGGGCCAGCCTCGCCCTGCACCACCAGGGCGGATACCGCACCGTCGGCATCCGCGAACGCATCGCCCAACGTGACGGCGTCTGGCACGACACCGTCACCCTCGAGCGCCGCCGCGCCGACTGA
- a CDS encoding FAD-dependent oxidoreductase produces MTYPVVVVGAGPIGLAAAAELVEREVDVVVLEQGDAAGRAVSEWGHVRLFSPWRELVAPAAARLLERAGWARPAADRYPTGAEWASQYLRPLAAALGERVRFGAEVVGVARRGRDRVVDAGRDTEPLTVHLRLSDGREVRVLARGVVDASGTWGSPNPIGGDGLPALGEAAAAGTGRLSYRGPDLSLPEVRGRFAGRHVVVAGSGHSAQTALVALARLAEEVDGTTVTWVVRRGSVGDTFGGGDADQLPARGALGQRARQAVEAGRVRVVTGFRTEAVEPLPGGRLRLTSVDGHTVDDVDRVVVLTGMRPDLSWLSELRLELDATLQAPVKLAPMIDPNVHSCGSVAPHGVAELAHPEPGVYLAGMKSYGRAPTFLALAGYEQVRSIAADLAGDRAAARRVELTLPESGVCGGSGDYDGDGGGCCGTPAGPEILTLDPPARR; encoded by the coding sequence ATGACGTACCCGGTCGTGGTGGTCGGCGCAGGCCCGATAGGGCTCGCGGCGGCGGCCGAGCTGGTGGAGCGCGAGGTCGACGTCGTGGTGTTGGAGCAGGGCGACGCCGCCGGCCGCGCGGTCTCGGAATGGGGACACGTGCGGTTGTTCTCGCCGTGGCGGGAGCTGGTGGCGCCGGCGGCTGCTCGCCTGCTGGAGCGGGCCGGGTGGGCCCGTCCCGCGGCGGACCGGTACCCCACCGGCGCGGAGTGGGCCAGCCAGTACCTCCGGCCGCTGGCCGCGGCTCTGGGGGAGCGGGTGCGGTTCGGTGCCGAGGTCGTCGGCGTGGCCCGCCGCGGCCGCGACCGGGTGGTTGACGCCGGCCGCGACACCGAGCCGCTGACCGTTCACCTGCGGCTGTCCGACGGGCGCGAGGTGCGGGTGCTCGCCCGCGGCGTGGTCGACGCGTCGGGCACCTGGGGCTCTCCCAACCCCATCGGCGGCGACGGGCTGCCCGCGCTCGGCGAGGCGGCGGCCGCCGGGACGGGGCGGTTGAGCTACCGCGGCCCCGACCTGTCGCTCCCCGAGGTGCGGGGGCGCTTCGCCGGCCGCCACGTCGTCGTCGCCGGTAGCGGCCACTCCGCCCAGACCGCTCTCGTCGCGTTGGCGCGGCTGGCGGAGGAGGTCGACGGCACCACGGTGACCTGGGTGGTGCGCCGGGGCAGCGTCGGCGACACCTTCGGTGGGGGCGACGCCGACCAGCTGCCCGCCCGTGGCGCGCTGGGGCAGCGGGCCCGGCAGGCTGTCGAGGCCGGCCGGGTGCGGGTGGTGACCGGCTTCCGCACCGAGGCCGTCGAGCCGCTGCCCGGCGGCCGGCTGCGGTTGACGTCCGTGGACGGGCACACCGTCGACGACGTCGACCGGGTGGTCGTGCTGACCGGGATGCGCCCGGACCTGTCCTGGCTCTCCGAGCTGCGGCTCGAGCTCGACGCCACCTTGCAGGCACCGGTGAAGCTGGCTCCCATGATCGACCCGAACGTCCACTCCTGCGGCAGCGTCGCGCCGCATGGCGTGGCCGAGCTCGCCCACCCCGAACCAGGCGTCTACCTGGCCGGGATGAAGAGCTACGGCCGGGCGCCGACGTTCCTGGCGTTGGCCGGCTACGAGCAGGTCAGGAGCATCGCCGCGGACCTGGCCGGGGACCGCGCCGCTGCCCGGCGGGTGGAGCTGACGCTGCCGGAATCCGGCGTCTGCGGCGGCTCCGGAGACTACGACGGCGACGGCGGCGGGTGCTGCGGGACCCCGGCCGGCCCGGAGATCCTCACGCTCGACCCACCGGCGCGTCGATAG
- a CDS encoding DUF1707 SHOCT-like domain-containing protein, which translates to MVDSNSDERRALQRVSDADRESVAERVRAAASDGRLGLDELDERLGAALAARTHGELSAVVADLGDDDTSAPVAKRDPEVISAQGSNVERVGRWVVPERLTVPVSMSSVVLDFMEATFTGRECHVTVDLSAASLNIVVPDDIAVEVNAEPSMSSVNLRRHDHPVSPRVVVRVDGELSASSMNVSGPGWWRRRKLRKAAKRAR; encoded by the coding sequence ATGGTCGACAGCAACTCCGACGAGCGGCGTGCCCTGCAACGCGTCTCCGACGCCGACCGGGAGAGCGTGGCCGAGCGGGTCCGCGCCGCCGCGTCGGACGGGCGGCTCGGCCTGGACGAACTGGACGAGCGGCTCGGCGCGGCCCTCGCGGCGCGCACCCACGGCGAGTTGAGCGCCGTCGTCGCCGACCTCGGTGACGACGACACCAGTGCGCCGGTCGCGAAGCGCGACCCGGAGGTCATCTCGGCCCAGGGTTCGAACGTGGAACGAGTCGGCCGCTGGGTGGTGCCCGAACGCCTGACGGTGCCGGTCTCGATGTCGTCGGTCGTGCTGGATTTCATGGAGGCGACCTTCACCGGCCGGGAATGTCACGTGACGGTCGACCTGTCGGCTGCCAGCCTGAACATCGTGGTGCCCGACGACATCGCCGTCGAGGTGAACGCCGAACCGTCGATGTCCAGCGTCAACCTTCGGCGTCACGATCACCCGGTGTCGCCGCGCGTGGTGGTGCGTGTCGACGGCGAGCTCAGCGCCAGCAGCATGAACGTCTCCGGGCCGGGCTGGTGGCGGCGCCGGAAGCTGCGCAAGGCGGCGAAGCGCGCG